A stretch of Pseudomonas sp. 7SR1 DNA encodes these proteins:
- a CDS encoding D-amino acid dehydrogenase, with amino-acid sequence MVQRVCIIGGGVIGLATAYALVRDGIDVTLVEARETLGRETSFANGGQLSYRYVAPLADAGVPWQALGWMLRGDSPLRLRPRLDPAQWRWMASFLAACRTSINRRNGGHLLRLALLSQATLQGWREEDHLDGFHWRRNGKLVTFRNGGHFQRARQRITQTACQQVLDAAECARLEPALSGVPYVGGIYTPDEEVADCHAFCLRLAERLRSSGRCEFLLGRPVTGIRHAGDRVQALERGGQWLPVDNLVIAAGHRSGALGLPGVPMPLYPLKGYSLTVPIGAQHRAPELSITDYDRKVVYSRIGERLRVAAMVDIVGFDPAPDPRRLALIRRQARETFPRAGDYEHAIEWAGMRPATPSGVPLIGATRYRNLWLNLGHGALGFTLACGSARLLSELIRQRTPSIDLQGLTPRAA; translated from the coding sequence ATGGTTCAGCGGGTTTGTATCATCGGGGGCGGAGTGATCGGGTTGGCGACAGCCTACGCACTGGTGCGCGACGGCATCGACGTGACGCTGGTGGAGGCGCGGGAGACGCTGGGTCGTGAAACCAGTTTCGCCAATGGCGGCCAGTTGTCCTACCGCTACGTCGCGCCCCTGGCGGATGCCGGCGTGCCCTGGCAGGCGCTGGGCTGGATGCTGCGCGGTGATTCGCCGCTCAGGCTGCGACCGCGCCTGGACCCGGCGCAGTGGCGCTGGATGGCCTCGTTCCTGGCCGCCTGCCGGACGTCGATCAACCGTCGCAACGGTGGCCACCTGTTGCGCCTGGCGCTGTTGAGCCAGGCCACGTTGCAGGGCTGGCGCGAGGAGGATCACCTCGACGGTTTCCACTGGCGACGCAACGGCAAGCTGGTGACATTTCGCAATGGCGGACATTTCCAGCGCGCTCGCCAACGGATAACGCAGACGGCCTGTCAGCAGGTGCTGGACGCTGCCGAATGCGCGCGCCTGGAGCCGGCACTGAGCGGCGTGCCCTACGTGGGCGGCATCTACACACCGGATGAGGAAGTCGCTGACTGCCATGCCTTCTGCCTGAGACTGGCGGAGCGTTTGCGCTCATCGGGGCGCTGCGAGTTCCTGCTGGGCCGACCGGTGACCGGCATTCGCCATGCCGGCGACCGGGTGCAGGCCCTCGAGCGCGGTGGGCAATGGTTGCCGGTGGACAACCTGGTGATCGCCGCCGGCCACCGCAGTGGGGCGCTGGGGTTGCCGGGAGTGCCGATGCCCCTTTATCCGCTCAAGGGCTATAGCCTGACCGTGCCGATCGGCGCGCAGCATCGGGCGCCAGAATTGAGCATCACCGATTACGACCGCAAGGTGGTCTACTCTCGCATCGGTGAGCGATTGCGGGTGGCGGCCATGGTGGACATCGTCGGCTTCGACCCGGCGCCGGATCCCCGGCGCCTGGCCCTGATCAGGCGCCAGGCCCGGGAAACCTTCCCCCGGGCCGGCGACTACGAGCACGCCATCGAGTGGGCCGGCATGCGCCCGGCCACGCCCAGTGGCGTGCCGCTGATCGGGGCCACCCGCTACCGCAACCTGTGGCTCAACCTCGGCCATGGCGCGCTGGGTTTCACCCTGGCGTGCGGCAGTGCTCGCCTGCTCAGCGAACTGATTCGCCAGCGCACACCGTCCATCGATTTGCAGGGCCTCACGCCCCGCGCCGCCTGA
- a CDS encoding transporter substrate-binding domain-containing protein, protein MRKITLIGCTLSLLLGVQAQATQAPSGTLEKIASSQGITLGYRDASVPFSYIGDSSGKPMGYSVELANRIVERIKTQLGLSRLDVKYNLVTSQTRIPLVQNGTVDLECGSTGVTAERQKQVAFSYGFIYVKGQLLTARDSGIQRFADLRGKNVVTTAGTTNERFLKNYNQDNKAEMFVISAKDHGEAFQMLETGRAAAFYMDDALLYGERAKARDPHKWVVVGEEQSREIYSCMVRKDDPQFLALINAALGDLYKSGEINAIYDRWFQQPIPPKGLNLEFPMTNELKAIIARPTSDPVQ, encoded by the coding sequence ATGCGAAAAATCACGTTGATCGGCTGCACCCTGAGCCTGCTGTTGGGCGTCCAGGCCCAGGCCACGCAAGCGCCTTCGGGCACCCTGGAAAAGATCGCCAGCAGCCAAGGCATCACCCTGGGCTATCGCGATGCGTCGGTGCCGTTTTCCTACATAGGCGACAGCAGCGGTAAACCCATGGGGTATTCGGTGGAACTGGCGAACAGGATCGTCGAGCGCATCAAGACACAGCTGGGGTTGTCGCGACTGGACGTGAAGTACAACCTGGTCACGTCCCAGACCCGTATCCCGCTGGTGCAGAACGGCACTGTGGATCTGGAATGCGGCTCCACCGGGGTCACCGCCGAGCGGCAGAAGCAGGTGGCCTTCTCCTACGGCTTCATCTACGTCAAGGGCCAGTTGCTGACGGCCAGGGACAGTGGCATCCAGCGTTTCGCCGACCTGCGCGGCAAGAACGTGGTCACCACCGCCGGCACCACCAACGAACGTTTCCTGAAAAACTACAACCAGGATAACAAGGCCGAGATGTTCGTCATCAGCGCCAAGGACCATGGCGAAGCGTTCCAGATGCTGGAGACGGGCCGGGCGGCGGCGTTCTACATGGACGATGCGCTGCTGTACGGTGAACGGGCCAAGGCCCGCGATCCGCACAAGTGGGTGGTGGTGGGAGAAGAGCAATCGCGGGAAATCTACAGCTGCATGGTGCGCAAGGACGATCCGCAATTCCTGGCCCTGATCAACGCGGCCCTGGGGGACTTGTACAAGTCAGGCGAGATCAACGCCATCTACGACCGCTGGTTCCAGCAACCGATTCCGCCCAAGGGCCTGAACCTGGAATTCCCGATGACCAATGAGTTGAAGGCGATTATTGCCAGGCCGACCAGTGATCCGGTGCAGTAG
- a CDS encoding 16S rRNA (uracil(1498)-N(3))-methyltransferase, with protein MRLSRFFIDSPLSLGDHELPEAQAHYIGRVLRMAEGDALQVFDGSGQEFRGTLVEVGKKRVRVQLDEQFAGQVESPLHIHLGQGLSRGERMDWAIQKATELGVSEITPIFSERCEVRLKDERADKRLLHWRQVAISACEQCGRSTVPVIHPPLLLADWLKQTAAELKLVLHPVAEPLVSHARPQALAFLIGPEGGLSDAEVEQAKTAGYHAARLGPRVLRTETAPVVALAVAQQLWGDF; from the coding sequence ATGAGACTGTCCCGCTTCTTCATCGACTCCCCCTTGAGCCTCGGTGACCACGAACTGCCCGAAGCCCAGGCCCACTACATCGGCAGGGTGCTGCGCATGGCCGAAGGCGATGCGCTGCAGGTGTTCGACGGCTCCGGTCAGGAATTTCGCGGCACCCTGGTGGAAGTCGGCAAGAAACGCGTGCGGGTGCAATTGGACGAACAATTCGCCGGCCAGGTGGAGTCACCGTTGCATATTCACCTTGGCCAGGGCTTGTCCCGGGGCGAGCGCATGGATTGGGCCATTCAGAAAGCCACGGAACTGGGGGTCAGCGAGATCACGCCGATTTTCAGCGAGCGCTGCGAAGTGCGCCTCAAGGACGAACGCGCCGACAAGCGCCTGCTGCACTGGCGCCAGGTGGCGATCAGCGCTTGCGAGCAGTGCGGGCGCTCCACCGTGCCGGTGATCCATCCACCGCTGCTGCTGGCCGATTGGCTGAAGCAGACCGCGGCCGAACTGAAGCTGGTCCTGCACCCGGTGGCCGAGCCGCTGGTCAGCCACGCCAGACCGCAGGCACTGGCATTCCTGATCGGCCCCGAGGGCGGCCTGTCGGATGCCGAAGTCGAACAAGCCAAGACCGCCGGCTACCACGCCGCCCGCCTCGGCCCCCGCGTGCTGCGCACCGAAACCGCGCCGGTGGTGGCCCTTGCGGTGGCACAGCAGTTGTGGGGGGACTTCTGA
- a CDS encoding adenosylmethionine--8-amino-7-oxononanoate transaminase: protein MGLNNQWMQRDLAVLWHPCTQMKDHERLPLIPIKRGEGVWLEDFEGKRYLDAVSSWWVNVFGHANPRINQRIKDQVDQLEHVILAGFSHQPVIELSERLVGMTPEGLTRCFYADNGSSCIEVAMKMSFHYWVNRGQPGKKRFVTLSNSYHGETIAAMSVGDVPLFTETYKALLLDTLKVPSPDCYHRPEGMSWEAHSRAMFAAMEQTLAEHHDSVAAVIVEPLIQGAGGMRMYHPVYLKLLREACDRYGVHLIHDEIAVGFGRTGTMFACEQAGITPDFLCLSKALTGGYLPLAACLTTDDVYGAFYDDYPTLRAFLHSHSYTGNPLACAAALATLDIFEEDNVIENNKVLAQRMASATAHLADHPNVAEVRQTGMVLAIEMVKDKASKTAYPWQERRGLTVFQHALERGALLRPLGSVVYFLPPYVITPEQIDFLAQVASEGIDIATRDTVSVAVPKDFHPGFRDPG from the coding sequence ATGGGCCTGAATAACCAGTGGATGCAACGCGATCTCGCGGTGCTGTGGCATCCCTGCACCCAGATGAAAGACCACGAACGACTGCCGCTGATCCCCATCAAGCGTGGTGAGGGCGTGTGGCTGGAAGACTTCGAAGGCAAGCGATACCTCGACGCCGTCAGCTCCTGGTGGGTCAATGTATTCGGCCATGCCAATCCACGGATCAATCAGCGGATCAAGGATCAGGTCGATCAGCTGGAGCATGTGATTCTCGCCGGTTTCAGCCATCAGCCGGTGATCGAGCTGTCCGAACGCCTGGTGGGCATGACACCTGAAGGCCTGACGCGGTGCTTCTACGCCGATAACGGCTCGTCCTGCATCGAAGTGGCGATGAAGATGAGCTTTCACTACTGGGTCAATCGTGGCCAGCCCGGCAAGAAGCGCTTCGTGACCCTGAGCAACAGCTACCACGGCGAAACCATCGCGGCGATGTCGGTGGGCGATGTGCCGCTGTTCACCGAAACCTACAAGGCATTGCTGCTGGACACCCTCAAGGTGCCGAGCCCCGACTGCTATCACAGGCCCGAGGGCATGAGCTGGGAAGCACATTCACGGGCAATGTTCGCCGCCATGGAACAGACCCTCGCCGAGCACCACGACAGCGTGGCCGCGGTGATTGTCGAGCCGCTGATTCAGGGCGCCGGCGGCATGCGCATGTATCACCCGGTGTACCTGAAGCTGCTGCGCGAAGCGTGCGATCGTTATGGCGTCCACTTGATCCACGACGAGATCGCCGTCGGCTTCGGCCGTACCGGGACGATGTTCGCCTGTGAACAGGCCGGTATCACCCCGGACTTCCTCTGCCTGTCCAAGGCCCTGACCGGCGGCTACCTGCCATTGGCGGCGTGTCTTACCACCGACGACGTCTACGGCGCCTTCTACGACGACTACCCGACCCTGCGCGCCTTCCTGCATTCCCACAGCTACACGGGCAACCCCCTGGCCTGCGCGGCTGCCCTGGCGACGCTGGACATCTTCGAAGAAGACAACGTCATCGAAAACAACAAGGTGCTGGCCCAGCGCATGGCGAGTGCCACCGCGCACCTGGCCGACCACCCGAACGTGGCCGAAGTACGCCAGACCGGCATGGTGCTGGCCATCGAGATGGTCAAGGACAAGGCCAGCAAGACCGCCTACCCATGGCAGGAGCGGCGCGGCCTGACAGTGTTCCAGCATGCCCTGGAGCGCGGTGCGTTGCTGCGTCCGCTGGGCAGCGTGGTGTATTTCCTGCCGCCATATGTCATCACTCCGGAGCAGATCGATTTCCTGGCGCAGGTCGCCAGCGAAGGCATCGACATCGCCACCCGGGACACGGTCAGCGTGGCGGTGCCCAAGGACTTCCACCCTGGGTTCCGTGACCCGGGCTGA
- a CDS encoding flavin monoamine oxidase family protein, with translation MSAGWLRACALMMLVMVGLGSVSASAKDKQPTAIVIGGGLAGLTAAYELQNKGWGVTLLEARPSLGGRSGMATSEWIGNDKTQPVLNNYVSTFKLGTTPAPEFVRTPSYLIDGTYFTAADLATKQPATAEALKRYESTLDDLARSIEDPQNPTATSTLHSLDQITVSNWLDRLQLPATARQLVNQQIRTRYDEPSRLSLLYFAQQTRVYRGVSDRDLRASRLLGGSPVLAQAFVKQLKTIKTNSPVSAISQDKDGVTVKVGSVGYQADYVVLAVPLRALNKIQLTPALDAQHLAAIKGTNYGWRDQIMLKFKTPVWDSKARMSGEIYSNTGLGMMWIEPALKGGANVVINLSGDNARVMQAFGDKQMVDQVLIRLHAFYPQARGAFTGYEIRRYSTDPSTGGSYLAYGPGQISKFWRLWEKPLQRVAFAGEHTDALYPGTLEGALRSGQRAASQVQDLAAGKSFEPAKVAPAATAAAAAGAVAAKKGNFFTNLFGGSDDEKKPEPVKAPEPVAPPVPTPAPTPAPAPVEAPKVATPVKAEPTKKAAAKATPKKPAAKAPAKKVPAKAPVKKAEAVKKPAVKPATTTEPQAQ, from the coding sequence ATGTCTGCTGGTTGGCTGCGCGCGTGTGCGTTGATGATGCTGGTGATGGTGGGGCTGGGCAGCGTTTCGGCGTCGGCCAAGGATAAACAACCGACGGCCATCGTCATCGGCGGCGGCCTGGCGGGGTTGACCGCAGCTTATGAACTGCAGAACAAAGGCTGGGGCGTGACGCTGCTGGAGGCCCGGCCGAGCCTGGGCGGTCGTTCGGGCATGGCCACCAGCGAGTGGATCGGCAACGACAAGACCCAACCGGTGCTGAACAACTACGTGTCGACCTTCAAGCTGGGCACCACGCCGGCACCCGAATTCGTGCGCACTCCCAGCTACCTGATCGACGGCACTTATTTCACCGCTGCGGACCTTGCGACCAAGCAGCCGGCCACCGCCGAAGCCCTCAAGCGCTACGAGAGCACCCTGGACGACCTGGCGCGCTCCATCGAAGATCCACAAAACCCGACGGCCACCAGTACGTTGCATTCCCTGGACCAGATCACCGTGTCCAACTGGCTCGACCGACTGCAGTTGCCGGCCACCGCGCGGCAGTTGGTGAACCAGCAGATCCGTACTCGCTATGACGAACCGTCGCGCCTGTCCCTGCTGTATTTCGCCCAGCAGACCCGGGTCTATCGCGGTGTCTCCGACCGTGACCTGCGCGCATCGCGCCTGTTGGGCGGTAGCCCGGTACTGGCCCAGGCCTTCGTCAAGCAGCTGAAAACCATCAAGACCAACTCGCCCGTATCGGCGATTTCCCAGGACAAGGATGGCGTGACCGTCAAGGTCGGCAGCGTCGGCTACCAGGCTGACTATGTGGTGCTGGCGGTGCCGCTGCGGGCCCTGAACAAGATCCAGCTGACCCCGGCCCTGGACGCCCAGCACCTGGCTGCGATCAAGGGCACCAACTACGGCTGGCGCGACCAGATCATGCTCAAGTTCAAGACTCCGGTCTGGGACAGCAAGGCACGTATGTCGGGCGAGATCTACAGCAACACCGGCCTGGGCATGATGTGGATCGAGCCGGCCCTCAAGGGCGGCGCCAACGTGGTGATCAACCTGTCCGGTGACAATGCCCGGGTGATGCAGGCCTTTGGTGACAAACAGATGGTCGACCAGGTGCTGATCCGCCTGCATGCGTTCTACCCGCAGGCCCGCGGGGCGTTCACCGGCTACGAGATCCGCCGCTACAGCACCGACCCTTCTACAGGCGGCTCGTACTTGGCCTATGGCCCGGGACAGATCAGCAAGTTCTGGCGCTTGTGGGAAAAGCCATTGCAACGCGTAGCCTTTGCCGGCGAACACACCGATGCCCTGTATCCGGGCACCCTGGAAGGCGCGTTGCGCAGCGGCCAGCGGGCGGCCAGCCAGGTGCAGGACCTTGCGGCGGGCAAGTCGTTTGAACCGGCCAAGGTCGCACCGGCTGCGACGGCGGCAGCAGCGGCAGGTGCGGTGGCAGCGAAGAAAGGCAACTTCTTCACCAACCTGTTCGGTGGCTCGGATGACGAGAAGAAACCAGAGCCCGTCAAGGCGCCTGAGCCGGTAGCGCCGCCAGTACCGACGCCCGCGCCAACTCCGGCACCTGCGCCGGTAGAAGCGCCGAAGGTCGCGACCCCGGTAAAAGCCGAGCCGACCAAAAAGGCCGCAGCCAAAGCCACGCCGAAGAAGCCGGCAGCCAAGGCTCCGGCGAAAAAAGTCCCAGCCAAGGCGCCGGTGAAAAAGGCTGAAGCGGTGAAAAAGCCGGCGGTCAAGCCGGCGACGACCACTGAGCCCCAGGCTCAGTAA
- a CDS encoding cytochrome b produces the protein MQLRNSSSRYGWVSIVMHWGVALVVYGLFALGLWMVGLDYYSSWRKDAPDLHKSIGLVLLAVMLLRVVWRFVSPPPPTLDTYGRMTRIGAKLGHSALYLGLFAVMFAGYLISTADGVGIPVFGLFEVPALVSGLPDQADVAGQIHLYLAWALVIFSGLHALAALKHHFIDRDATLKRMLGRQA, from the coding sequence ATGCAGCTACGCAACTCTTCTTCTCGCTATGGCTGGGTCAGCATCGTCATGCACTGGGGTGTAGCGCTGGTGGTGTACGGATTGTTCGCCCTGGGGCTGTGGATGGTTGGACTGGACTACTACAGCAGCTGGCGTAAAGACGCACCGGACCTGCACAAGAGCATTGGGCTGGTGCTGCTGGCGGTGATGCTGCTGCGGGTGGTCTGGCGTTTTGTCAGCCCACCGCCACCGACCCTGGACACCTATGGGCGCATGACCCGTATTGGTGCAAAGCTCGGTCATAGTGCCCTGTATCTCGGGTTGTTTGCCGTGATGTTTGCCGGTTACCTGATTTCCACCGCAGACGGTGTCGGGATTCCGGTGTTTGGTTTGTTTGAAGTTCCCGCGCTGGTGTCCGGACTGCCCGATCAGGCAGACGTCGCCGGCCAGATCCACCTGTACCTGGCATGGGCGCTGGTAATTTTTTCCGGCCTCCATGCGTTGGCAGCATTGAAGCACCACTTTATCGACCGTGACGCGACCCTCAAGCGCATGCTGGGACGCCAAGCCTGA
- a CDS encoding YceI family protein, with product MLKKTLAALAIGSALLTAGQAMAADYVVDKEGQHAFVDFKISHLGYSYITGTFKDIDGKFSFDAAKPEDSKIEFNVRTASVFTNHAERDKHIASGDFLNVSKFGDAKFVSTSVKPTGKNADGKQTADVAGDLTLLGVTKPIVVKATFLGEGKDPWGGYRAGFEGTTSIKRSDFGKQKDLGPSSDVVELYVTFEGVKAK from the coding sequence ATGTTGAAAAAGACGCTCGCCGCCCTGGCAATCGGTTCCGCTCTGCTGACCGCCGGTCAGGCCATGGCTGCCGACTACGTGGTCGACAAGGAAGGCCAGCACGCCTTCGTCGACTTCAAGATCAGCCACCTGGGCTATAGCTACATCACCGGTACCTTCAAGGATATCGACGGCAAGTTCAGCTTCGACGCCGCCAAGCCTGAAGACAGCAAGATCGAGTTCAACGTCCGCACCGCCAGCGTGTTCACCAATCACGCCGAGCGTGACAAGCATATCGCCAGTGGCGATTTCCTCAATGTGAGCAAGTTCGGCGATGCCAAGTTCGTCTCCACCAGCGTCAAGCCCACCGGCAAGAACGCCGATGGCAAGCAAACCGCTGACGTTGCCGGCGACCTGACCCTGCTGGGCGTGACCAAGCCGATCGTGGTCAAGGCCACGTTCCTGGGTGAAGGCAAGGATCCTTGGGGTGGCTACCGTGCCGGATTCGAAGGCACCACCAGCATCAAGCGTTCCGACTTCGGCAAGCAGAAGGACCTGGGTCCATCTTCCGATGTGGTCGAGCTGTACGTGACGTTCGAAGGTGTCAAGGCGAAGTAA